Within Deltaproteobacteria bacterium, the genomic segment TAACAAACCGGGGCGGTAGGACATGCCATGCGGCCATCGTCTCCCGTGAGCTCGGTATCCCGTGCGTTGTGGGGACGGAAAAGGGGACTGAGGTGCTCAAAGGCGTGGAGACCCTTACGGTCTCCTGCGCCGAAGGCGAGGAAGGGCGCGTGTACGAGGGCATGGTCCCCTTTGAGGTGGAGAGATTGAACCTTGCGGATCTGCCCAGGACCAAGACCAAGATCATGATGAACGTAGGCATCCCGGAGCAGGCATTCACGCAGGGCCAGATCCCGAACGACGGGGTTGGGCTCGCCCGCCTCGAATTCATCATCAACTCCCATATCGGGATCCATCCCCTCGCCCTTCTCAATTACGCTTCCCTCCGGGAGAAGGCACAAAAAGACAGGAAGATCAAGGCAGTGGTGAAGGTGATCGACGAAAAGACCGCAGCTTATGAAGACAAGGCGGCCTTTTTTGTGGACACCCTCGCCCAGGGGGTGGCACGTATTGCTGCCGGATTCTGGCCCAATGACGTCATTGTGCGTCTTTCCGATTTCAAGAGCAACGAATACGCCAACCTCGTTGGTGGATATCTTTACGAACCTGCCGAGCACAACCCCATGATCGGCTGGCGGGGCGCCTCCCGTTATTACGCCCCCGACTTTGAGCCGGCCTTTGCCCTCGAGTGTGAGGCCCTTAAAAAGGTGAGAAACGTCATGGGGCTCACGAATGTCAAGGTCATGGTCCCGTTCTGCCGTACTGTTGATGAGGGCCGGAAGGTCATCGATGTCATGCGCAAGTATGGGCTCGTCCAAGGGGAAAACGGCCTCGAGGTCTATGTCATGTGCGAGATCCCGAGCAACGTGGTCCTCGCAGACGAATTCTGCCGGGTCTTTGACGGGTTCTCCATCGGATCGAACGATCTCACCCAGCTCACCCTCGGGCTTGACCGGGATTCCGAACTCGTCTCCCACATCTACGACGAGAGAAACGAGGCGGTAAAGCGCCTTGTCCGTCAGGTCATTTCCGTCGCCAGGGAGAAAGGCAGGAAGATCGGCATCTGCGGTCAAGCGCCGAGCGATTTTCCGGATTTTGCGGCCTTCCTCGTGGAGTGCGGCATCGATTCCATGAGCCTTACGCCAGATACCGCCGTAAAGACCCGGCTCATAGTTGCAGAAAAGGAAAAGGAACTCGGCATTGCCCCCTGAAGGGTCTTCACCAGGATGAAAAGACGAAGGCGCCGACGGTCTATCCGCCGGCGCCCGTCCATGGGCACCTCCATCCACAAATACCCCGAACGCCTGCTCACGGATCCAGGTATTTCGGTATCTGGCTTGTGAGCCTTTAGGTCCCCATCTCCCAACTCGTCAGATACCTCTCCTGCTCCTCCGTGAGCCGATCTATCTCGATCCCCATACTCTCTATCTTCAAGCGGGCGATCTCCCGGTCGATCTCCTTGGGGACGCCGTGGACAGCCCGGGCAAGCCCCCGGCCGTTCTTTACCATGTATTCTGCGCAGAGGGCCTGGTTGGCGAAACTCATGTCCATGACGCTCGACGGATGCCCCTCGGCCGAGGCGAGATTGATGAGACGCCCCTCCCCGAGGACATAGACCCTTCGACCGTTGGTGAGGAGGTGTTCCTCCACGAACGGACGTATGGTCCGCTTCGCCTTCGTGATCTTTGCCATGGAGTCCAGGTCGAGTTCCACATTGAAGTGGCCGGAATTGGAGACGATGGCCCCGTCCTTCATGGCGAGGAAGTGCTCCTCCCGAATGACGTGGATGTCACCAGTGACTGTGCAGAAGAAGTCCCCGATGGGGGCCGCCAAGCGAATGGGCATGACGTCGTATCCATCCATGACTGCCTCGAGGGCCTTTAGGGGATCGGTCTCGCAGACGATGACCCGGGCTCCGAATCCCTTGGCCCGCATGGAGACCCCCTTTCCGCACCAGCCGTAGCCGATGACGACGAAGACGCTCCCTGCGATGAGCCGGTTCGTGGCACGGACGATGCCGTCTATGGTGGACTGTCCTGTCCCGTAGCGGTTGTCGAAGAGGTGTTTCGTGTCCGCGTCGTTTACGGCAATGATGGGGTAGCGAAGGACACCGTCCTTGGCCATGGCCCGAAGCCGGATCACTCCAGTCGTCGTCTCTTCGGTGCCGGCCAGGACGTCATCGATGAGGTCCTTGCGCTCCAAATGAAGGGTGGAGACGAGATCTGCTCCGTCGTCCATAGTGATGTGAGGCCGGGCGTCGAGGACCGAGCGGAGGTGTGAATAATATGTGTCGTGATCCTCGCCCTTGATGGCGAAGACCGGGACGGAATCATGCACGACGAGAGAGGCGGCAACGTCGTCCTGGGTGCTCAAGGGATTGGACGCGCACAGAAAGACCTCGGCACCTCCGGCCTTCAGGGTCTGGACGAGCGCACCTGTCTCAGTGGTGACATGGAGGCATGCGCCGAGGCGGATCCCCTCAAGGGGGCGTTCCCGTGAGAAACGTTCCTGGATCCTGTTGAGGACGGGCATGCTCATCCGCGCCCATTCGATGCGCAGACGCCCTGCCTCGGCAAGCCCTGTGTCCTTTACGTGATAGTTCATGCCTTTCCTCCCTTAAAGGCCAGCCTGGTCCTTGAGTGTCTCCACCATGTCTAACTTTTCCCACGTGAATTCGGGCTCCTGGCGTCCGAAGTGTCCGTAAACAGCGGTCTTCTTGAAGATTGGCCGTCTGAGATGGAGATAATTGATGATGTCCCTGGGCTTGAAGCTGAAGTTTTTCTGGATGAGCTCGACAATGCGGTCCTGCGGGATCTGTTCAGTCCCGTAAGTCCTCACGTTGATGGCAAGGGGATAGGTGATGCCGATGGCGTAGGCCACCTGCACCTCGCATTCCCGGGCCAGCCCTGCGGCCACGATGTTTTTGGCCACGTATCGGGCCATGTAGGAAGGCGAGCGGTCCACCTTGGTCGGGTCCTTGCCGGAAAAGGCGCCTCCTCCGTGGTGGCCGCGACCTCCGTATGTGTCCACGATGATCTTGCGTCCGGTCATGCCGCAATCCCCCTGGGGGCCGCCAACAACGAATCTCCCTGTGCTGTTTATGAAGAATTCGGTCTTTTCCGTGAGATGTTCGGGAGCGATGGTCTTTTTGATGACCTCCTCGATCACCGCCTCCCTGACCTCCTTCTGGCCCACCTCGGGCGAGTGCTGGGCCGCGACCACGATGGACGTGACATCGACGGGCCGGTGATCCTCGTACCGGATGGTGACCTGGGTCTTTCCGTCGGGTCTCAAAAAGGGGAGTATGCCCTTTTTGCGGACCTCAGCCAGGCGCTGAGCGAGCTTGTGGGCATACCAGATGGGCATGGGCATGTAGTCAGGGGTCTCGTCCGAGGCATAGCCAAACATGAGTCCCTGGTCCCCGGCGCCTATGTCTCCGTTCCTGTCCACGCCCATGGCGATGTCAGGGGACTGCTTGTCGATGCTCGTGATGACAGCGCATGTCTGCCAGTCAAAACCCATGCTCGCGTCCGTGTAGCCGATCTCCTTGATCGTGCCGCGCACGACCAGGGGCATGTCCACATAGCAATTTGTGGTGATTTCGCCTGCGATAAGGGCGAGACCGGTGGTGACGAGTGTCTCGCACGCGACCCGGGCGTATGGGTCCTTTTCAAGGATGGCGTCGAGGATGGCGTCCGATATCTGGTCGGCCACCTTGTCGGGGTGGCCTTCAGTGACGGACTCGGAGGTGAAGAGGAAATTGGGCATCATGACGGGTTTCCTCCCTGTTCGGAATGTGGAGTTGGCTGACAATTCGTGATAGCGCCGTATGGTGGAGAATTTTTCTCTCTAATCGGGCAGGTGCCTTATTGTCAAGGGAAAACGTGAGGGAAAAATATGGCGGAGAGGGAGGGATTCGAACCCTCGGTACACCTTTCGGCGTACACTCGCTTAGCAGGCGAGCACCTTAGGCCTCTCGGTCACCTCTCCGGGGTGTATGGCGGAGGGAGTAGGATTCGAACCCACGGTGCCTCGCGGCACAACGGTTTTCAAGACCGCCGCCTTAAACCACTCGGCCATCCCTCCCGCGTTCACGGGCCATTAAAAAGGCGTCTCGAAAACTACTGGTAGTGCGCGGGGCTGTCAATAACAGATCGTTTCCGATCACAGGCGCTGGATATAGCCCCGGCTCTTC encodes:
- a CDS encoding adenosylhomocysteinase is translated as MNYHVKDTGLAEAGRLRIEWARMSMPVLNRIQERFSRERPLEGIRLGACLHVTTETGALVQTLKAGGAEVFLCASNPLSTQDDVAASLVVHDSVPVFAIKGEDHDTYYSHLRSVLDARPHITMDDGADLVSTLHLERKDLIDDVLAGTEETTTGVIRLRAMAKDGVLRYPIIAVNDADTKHLFDNRYGTGQSTIDGIVRATNRLIAGSVFVVIGYGWCGKGVSMRAKGFGARVIVCETDPLKALEAVMDGYDVMPIRLAAPIGDFFCTVTGDIHVIREEHFLAMKDGAIVSNSGHFNVELDLDSMAKITKAKRTIRPFVEEHLLTNGRRVYVLGEGRLINLASAEGHPSSVMDMSFANQALCAEYMVKNGRGLARAVHGVPKEIDREIARLKIESMGIEIDRLTEEQERYLTSWEMGT
- the metK gene encoding methionine adenosyltransferase, producing MPNFLFTSESVTEGHPDKVADQISDAILDAILEKDPYARVACETLVTTGLALIAGEITTNCYVDMPLVVRGTIKEIGYTDASMGFDWQTCAVITSIDKQSPDIAMGVDRNGDIGAGDQGLMFGYASDETPDYMPMPIWYAHKLAQRLAEVRKKGILPFLRPDGKTQVTIRYEDHRPVDVTSIVVAAQHSPEVGQKEVREAVIEEVIKKTIAPEHLTEKTEFFINSTGRFVVGGPQGDCGMTGRKIIVDTYGGRGHHGGGAFSGKDPTKVDRSPSYMARYVAKNIVAAGLARECEVQVAYAIGITYPLAINVRTYGTEQIPQDRIVELIQKNFSFKPRDIINYLHLRRPIFKKTAVYGHFGRQEPEFTWEKLDMVETLKDQAGL